A genomic segment from Streptomyces sp. NBC_01233 encodes:
- a CDS encoding membrane-associated oxidoreductase, which translates to MEINDLTPAERRVWEAFPRGDGVDFRAAPEDSSVDGADWGLDRTLRAEVLRAILLGACPVVEGRVPGLKVKGAKIVGKLDLRYAVIDHPIRLRDCWFERKPLMYGAQLRALVLGYSTLPGLTASTLRVDVVLRLSNCRIVGPVRLQGSKISGGLFLQGAVIGPTAGEEADEPPLQLNHVEVDTDIIANDLTVHGQLRLNGATVGGQIQLDRARLLAPGGIALHAENLTVGTDLRAHRIQARGMLNLTGSRIPGQANLSRADLANPDGTALRASSCAIGELWLRRCETIRGDVNLRRSTVELLHIDPEAWPERIAIDGLTYRTLAPHLPAEQRLPALEREESGYLTYAYEQLAAAYRTAGDEAAARTVQLAKLRRHRHTLPRAARAWGLLQDATVGYGFRPLRAAGWLVALLMTGSIAYGIDPPRALKAGEAPDFNAVFYTIDLMVPIVSFGQEAAFAPGGWHQWLSYLLIVTGWILATTTAAGVSRSLQRQ; encoded by the coding sequence ATGGAGATCAACGATCTGACCCCGGCGGAACGCCGCGTCTGGGAGGCCTTCCCGCGCGGCGACGGGGTCGACTTCCGCGCCGCCCCCGAGGACAGCTCCGTCGACGGAGCCGACTGGGGCCTCGACCGCACCCTGCGCGCGGAGGTGCTGCGGGCCATCCTGCTGGGCGCCTGCCCCGTCGTGGAGGGCCGGGTCCCCGGCCTCAAGGTCAAGGGCGCGAAGATCGTGGGCAAGCTCGACCTGCGCTACGCCGTCATCGACCACCCCATCCGGCTGCGTGACTGCTGGTTCGAGCGCAAGCCCCTGATGTACGGGGCCCAGTTGCGCGCCCTGGTCCTCGGCTACTCCACGCTGCCCGGCCTGACCGCTTCCACGCTGCGCGTCGACGTGGTCCTGCGCCTGTCCAACTGCCGGATCGTCGGCCCCGTCCGGCTGCAGGGCTCCAAGATATCCGGGGGCCTCTTCCTCCAGGGGGCCGTGATCGGCCCCACGGCCGGCGAGGAGGCGGACGAGCCCCCGCTCCAGCTCAACCACGTCGAGGTCGACACCGACATCATCGCGAACGACCTGACCGTGCACGGCCAGCTCCGCCTCAACGGGGCCACCGTCGGCGGCCAGATCCAGCTCGACCGCGCCCGGCTGCTCGCCCCGGGCGGGATCGCCCTGCACGCCGAGAACCTGACTGTCGGCACCGACCTGCGCGCGCACCGGATACAGGCCCGCGGAATGCTCAACCTCACCGGCTCCCGGATACCCGGCCAGGCCAACCTCTCCCGTGCCGACCTCGCCAACCCGGACGGAACCGCCCTGCGCGCCTCCAGCTGCGCCATAGGCGAGCTGTGGCTGCGCCGCTGCGAAACGATCCGGGGCGATGTGAACCTACGCCGGTCCACCGTCGAGCTGCTCCACATCGACCCGGAGGCCTGGCCCGAGCGGATCGCCATCGACGGCCTGACCTACCGCACCCTCGCCCCGCACCTCCCCGCCGAGCAGCGGCTGCCCGCCCTGGAGCGGGAGGAGTCCGGCTACCTCACGTACGCCTACGAACAGCTCGCGGCGGCCTACCGTACGGCGGGCGACGAGGCGGCCGCCCGGACCGTCCAGCTCGCGAAGCTGCGCAGGCACCGTCACACCCTGCCCCGGGCCGCCCGGGCGTGGGGCCTGCTCCAGGACGCGACCGTCGGCTACGGCTTCCGGCCGCTGCGTGCGGCGGGCTGGCTGGTGGCCCTGCTGATGACCGGGTCGATCGCGTACGGGATCGACCCCCCGCGCGCCTTGAAGGCGGGGGAGGCGCCGGACTTCAACGCGGTCTTCTACACGATCGACCTGATGGTGCCGATCGTCAGTTTCGGCCAGGAGGCGGCCTTCGCGCCGGGCGGCTGGCACCAGTGGCTGTCGTACCTGCTGATCGTGACCGGCTGGATCCTCGCCACCACCACGGCGGCGGGCGTCAGCCGGTCACTCCAGCGTCAGTAG
- a CDS encoding MFS transporter: MSRTEQLSRQTGTEEKGKGRWLALSVLVLAVLLVAVDATVLGLATPSLSEDLKPSGTQLLWIGDIYSFVIAGLLVSMGSLGDRIGRKKLLLVGATAFGAVSVLNAYATSPEMMIVARALLGVAGATLMPSTLALIRNIFHDPKERSLAIGIWGATASAGAAVGPVVGGALLQHFWWGSVFLINLPVMIALVLVGIKLLPESKNPVAGPWDLVSVGLSLVGVIAVVYAVKEVATHGLTWEVVATAGLGAGALYAFVRRQFTLPSPLLDMRLFKHRGFSGAVLADLLTVFGLSGLVFFLSQFLQLVQGRGPLEAGLAELPAAVGAVVTGLIAGNYARRYSVRSVVAGGLGAIGLALAVLTVIHKETGYPLLGVALLVVGLGAGFSFTVTADVILSSVPKEQAGSASAVSETAYELGAALGIALLGSIVTGVYQGFTAPAGAAGPVADAAHESLGGAVEAARSLDPATATQMVGAAQDAFVDGLRLASGVGAAVLLVTAAAAWFLLKGQRLQDGTEH; the protein is encoded by the coding sequence ATGAGCCGTACCGAACAGCTGAGCAGGCAGACGGGGACGGAGGAGAAGGGCAAGGGGCGCTGGCTCGCGCTCTCCGTGCTCGTCCTGGCCGTGCTGCTGGTCGCGGTGGACGCCACCGTACTCGGCCTCGCCACCCCCTCCCTCAGCGAGGACCTCAAGCCGTCCGGCACCCAACTGCTGTGGATAGGCGACATCTACTCCTTCGTCATCGCCGGACTCCTCGTGTCGATGGGCAGTCTCGGCGACCGCATCGGCCGCAAGAAGCTGCTCCTCGTCGGCGCCACCGCCTTCGGCGCCGTCTCGGTCCTCAACGCCTACGCGACCAGCCCCGAGATGATGATCGTCGCCCGGGCCCTGCTCGGCGTGGCGGGCGCCACCCTGATGCCGTCCACCCTCGCGCTGATCCGCAACATCTTCCACGACCCCAAGGAGCGCAGCCTCGCCATCGGCATCTGGGGCGCCACCGCCTCCGCCGGCGCGGCCGTCGGCCCGGTCGTCGGCGGAGCCCTGCTCCAGCACTTCTGGTGGGGCTCGGTCTTCCTCATCAACCTCCCCGTGATGATCGCCCTGGTCCTCGTCGGCATCAAGCTGCTTCCCGAGTCCAAGAACCCGGTCGCGGGCCCCTGGGACCTGGTCAGCGTCGGCCTCTCGCTCGTCGGCGTCATCGCTGTGGTCTACGCCGTCAAGGAAGTCGCCACCCACGGCCTCACCTGGGAGGTCGTGGCCACCGCGGGGCTCGGCGCGGGCGCCCTGTACGCCTTCGTCCGCCGCCAGTTCACCCTGCCGTCCCCGCTGCTCGACATGCGGCTCTTCAAGCACCGCGGCTTCTCCGGCGCGGTCCTCGCCGACCTGCTCACCGTCTTCGGCCTCTCCGGACTGGTCTTCTTCCTCTCGCAGTTCCTCCAGCTCGTTCAGGGACGCGGGCCGCTGGAGGCCGGCCTCGCGGAACTGCCCGCCGCCGTCGGCGCGGTGGTCACCGGCCTGATCGCGGGCAACTACGCCCGCAGGTACTCCGTACGGTCCGTCGTGGCCGGCGGCCTCGGCGCCATCGGCCTGGCCCTGGCCGTCCTGACCGTGATCCACAAGGAGACCGGCTACCCGCTGCTCGGCGTGGCCCTGCTCGTCGTCGGCCTCGGCGCCGGCTTCTCCTTCACCGTCACCGCCGACGTGATCCTCTCCAGCGTGCCCAAGGAGCAGGCCGGTTCGGCCTCCGCGGTCTCCGAGACCGCGTACGAACTCGGCGCCGCCCTCGGCATCGCCCTGCTCGGCTCCATCGTCACCGGTGTCTACCAGGGCTTCACCGCCCCGGCCGGCGCCGCCGGGCCGGTGGCCGACGCCGCGCACGAATCCCTGGGCGGCGCGGTCGAGGCCGCCAGGTCACTGGACCCGGCCACCGCCACGCAGATGGTGGGCGCCGCCCAGGACGCCTTCGTCGACGGCCTGCGCCTCGCCTCCGGCGTCGGTGCGGCCGTGCTGCTGGTCACCGCCGCGGCCGCCTGGTTCCTGCTGAAGGGCCAGCGGCTCCAGGACGGCACCGAGCACTGA
- a CDS encoding TetR/AcrR family transcriptional regulator: MAMDRDQVLRDAAALLSRKSTATMDEVARAAGIGRATLHRHFAGRDALVRALEELGIREFEVAFDNARLDEDTAVEALRRLVAQAEPNAELLAFLVTENQLFEGDEIHEGWARLDARVTALFRRGQQEGDIRIDLSPAWLTEALYGLIGSCAWAVMDGRVAAKDFQYMITELLLGGVRRSVEK, translated from the coding sequence ATGGCCATGGACCGTGACCAGGTGCTCCGCGACGCCGCCGCCCTGCTCTCCCGCAAATCGACCGCCACGATGGACGAGGTCGCCCGCGCCGCAGGGATCGGGCGCGCGACCCTCCACCGGCACTTCGCCGGGCGCGACGCCCTCGTACGGGCCCTCGAAGAACTCGGCATCCGGGAGTTCGAGGTGGCGTTCGACAACGCCCGCCTCGACGAGGACACGGCCGTGGAGGCGCTCAGACGCCTCGTCGCACAGGCCGAGCCCAACGCCGAACTGCTGGCCTTCCTCGTCACCGAGAACCAGTTGTTCGAAGGCGACGAGATCCACGAGGGATGGGCCCGGCTCGACGCCCGCGTCACCGCCCTGTTCCGGCGCGGCCAGCAAGAGGGCGACATCCGGATCGACCTGAGCCCGGCCTGGCTCACCGAGGCCCTCTACGGCCTCATCGGCAGCTGCGCCTGGGCCGTCATGGACGGCCGGGTCGCAGCCAAGGACTTTCAGTACATGATCACCGAGCTGCTGCTCGGTGGCGTCAGACGGAGTGTGGAGAAATGA
- a CDS encoding HAD domain-containing protein: MKPLLLIDVDGPLNPYAAKAQRRPEGYTTHRMRPTGWREAESAKPLRVWLNPAHGEELLALADAYELVWATTWKDEANDWIGPHLGLPRLPFIDWPSMHGRAPRGTFWKTQYVLEYAGGRPFAWIDDDIGAMDHEYVEQHHPAHALLLRIDEQIGLTGEDFDTLANWADPL; encoded by the coding sequence ATGAAGCCACTGCTGCTGATCGATGTCGACGGACCGCTGAACCCCTACGCGGCCAAGGCCCAGCGCCGCCCCGAGGGCTACACCACCCACCGGATGAGGCCGACGGGCTGGAGGGAGGCGGAGAGCGCGAAGCCGCTGCGGGTCTGGCTGAATCCCGCCCACGGGGAGGAACTGCTCGCACTGGCGGACGCGTACGAACTCGTGTGGGCCACGACCTGGAAGGACGAGGCGAACGACTGGATAGGCCCCCACCTCGGCCTGCCCCGGCTCCCCTTCATCGACTGGCCGTCGATGCACGGCCGCGCACCGCGCGGCACCTTCTGGAAGACCCAGTACGTCCTGGAGTACGCGGGCGGGCGTCCCTTCGCCTGGATCGACGACGACATCGGCGCCATGGACCACGAGTACGTCGAACAGCACCACCCGGCGCACGCACTGCTGCTGCGCATCGACGAGCAGATCGGCCTGACCGGGGAGGACTTCGACACCCTGGCGAACTGGGCGGACCCACTGTGA